The following is a genomic window from Amaranthus tricolor cultivar Red isolate AtriRed21 chromosome 10, ASM2621246v1, whole genome shotgun sequence.
AGAGTTCTTCTAATTCTAATCATCAATGTTCTGCATTCTGCAATTAAAACTAGTGTGCTTCTAACAATCCAAATTCTAACCGATGTAGTAATTAGGCTTAGCGTAAAGAAACATTGCAACAGTTAACTAACAAGTATTCATTAGCAATAATTTGAAATTCAAGCAAGAACTATTAATAAAGTACAACAAGTAGTAGAGGTTCTTACAATTTAGTAATGAAAATTTCCAATCAATTGTTCTCAAAAATAGAAGTTCGAGCTCTATGCTCCATAACCATGGGTGATAACATGAAGTAGAGGATAACTTAAGTACACTTTACAGGATGATTCAATTCTAAGGCTTCCTTTGCAATTTGTAGAGATTTGATGTAGAAATTTTCTAATGGATTTCGTCATCATTTCTTTTCTGTGAATCGCTTCCAAAGCCTTTCCAAGTATCCAATTAAAATGAGGACGAAAGTGGGAAAGGTAAGAATAGCCGTCCAATACTACCGACTGACCCCTTCAAGCTGTGCAGCACACCGCGGACCATGGAGGACTGAAGATTGACCTGCAGACTGTGGTCTGGCCCCATTGCTGTGctttttttcttcctttctttcttGCTTGaacttttacatcaatatttaactactaattcaatattttacaatataaaacattacataaataaaactaatatatacGAATTCCTCTCTTAAACATTATGGCATTAAACTAAATCCTAATTAGTAAAACCAAAATTGCAATTGGTAAAATACACAAAAGAAGGCATTTTCAAGTACCTAGTTACAAAGTTGATGGATTGTGGTTGTTGAACTGAAGATTTGGTGCAACATGTGTGGGTTCATAGCCCAGAACAGATTCAAGCTGTATAAGTTTTGGTTATTGTAAAGGTTAACGTTCAGGGGTTGTGGGGTTTGCAACAAGTATATTGTATggaaaaaatcatttttttgataattaaaaGAGGATGTCTAGTATTATCAAACCCTATTGATCACTtactaataaattattccatgcAGTTATTAATGAAGCTACAAAGATTGTTTGGTCTTTTATCAACTTTAGTTCTGTGCATTTCCAAGTGATTTGATTTAACCTATAGGATATGATTGAATATTGGATAAATTTGAGTTGAATGTTATGAAGTTAAGTTTGATTCCACTGGCGGATGTAATTGTACTTGTGTGGATGGATCTCAATCCGATAAATCCTGGATGTAATAATTCTTGTGGCCATATGGGTTGAGTCGAGCATTAGATGGACTTTAGGCTTGGTTATTACAATTAAATGTTCTTGGGTTCATGTTTCATCTCAGGTATGTGACGAACTAGAAGATATGATGGAAGAGGGTGGGATAATCGTGGATTACCATGGTTGTGATTTTTTCCCTGAACGGTGGTTTGATCGCGTTGTGGTGCTTCAAACTGAAAACTCTATATTGTATGACAGGCTCAGCAAGAGGTAAACCAGTCTGTAGATTTTAAGATGAAGTGGCTATTGTGCTGAATCCACAGGTCTAATCGACCCGATTTTTACACGCTGGCCCCTTGGAGTTGAAGGGGAAACCCCACCTCCAAAGGGTATTGAGTGAGGTTTGATCCCATAGACCATAGCCAAGTGGTTGTGAGACTCAAACCTTGTCACTAAGCCAAACTTTGCTTGGTATCAATATTTCCTGTTTTTCAAGTTCCACATTTCCTTGAAACTGCCATGAAATTGGGAGAAATTGTGCACTTTGATAAATATGATAGTCATAATGTTCCTTGTATATGTGAATTCACCATATTATATTCATACATTGATacattcataaaatttattcgaAGTAGtaacaataaaagaaaaattgagtTGTAGGTTTCACCTCATTTTTCCTTTCTAAAACTATTGAATAGTACTTATTACTCCCTTCGTCCCTTTGAGTTTGATATACTTCAAAATTCGTCTGAGCTTTTTGAGTTAAGGGTGTCAAACTAAGGACGGAGGACTTAATTGTTACTTTTCTCAATATTTTGTTTGCATATATGATAACCCATGTACATTGtaccttttcatcattttttgaTTAATGTGATGTGAAATCCTGTTACAGAGGCTATACTGGTTCAAAGCTTTCAAACAACATCGAATGTGAAATATTTCAAGTGTTGCTTGAGGAGGCTAAAGATAGTTACCATGAAGACATAGTGGTGGCTTTAAGAAGTGACTCCATTGACGACATGGATAATAATGTGTCGGATTTGACAAATTGGGTTGCAAGCTGGTGCAATAACTCGGTCCAGAGTGATAACATGCACGATTAAAGCACATGTAGGGCGTCCTTTTCCTCCCTTCTCATCATTGGTTGGTCACCCTTCGGGATTTTTTGTCTTATGTCAAAAAGGATTCAGAATGCTTTGTGTGATTAAAGTAAAATATATGAGCTAGAACAAATTTAATTAGAGCTACTCATTGTGAGTGACCTTTTTTCggagagacgacctcaaaacaaggagTTTATATGCAATAATTTTATTAGTTGGGCTATGTAGCCTATGTATGAAGAGCATCTCACGGAGAGGCTCTCTTACACAAGATTTTGTGAATTTATCATAGTTGACGAGTTTTGATAATGTGAAAATAATAAGAGCATTGtacaactttattccaaaaataagcttcgtaaaAATTTTATTCCCACAATAAGCGtctgtacatccaaacctaggtttggtataagtcgctgttactaacattgaattaaaattttttttaaaaaaaaaaaaatttatttatttattttttaattcgctgttagtaatagcgacttaAGTCTTCTTCATTATTTCAGTTACTtcttcattccaacctacgagattaaggagttgactggtcaactccttaagttgCTGTTatgtttggatgtacggacacttattttaggaataaagttttcacagagtttatttttggaataaagttgttcaatgctcttatttttttcaaattttcacgaGTTTTCATGTATTCAAGTTGGAGCATGGACTCTCGTCTTCTGTCATTTTACCTCTGATAGGAGTTGTAATGAGAAAGTTTAGGTCTTAAGATGCTATGAATCAAGAACTCTACTGCCCTCCGATAAGCTGGGATCATTGGGCGTTCAAAATTCTCCTTGTTTATTACATCTTTCTATAAACGAAAGATTCAGGTAAATGTATGTACGATGGTATGAGAATTCAGAATTTGGCGATTTTGTGGAACTAATTTGGAAAATTTCTCGACTGAACACGCTAAAAATACATAGGCTTTTTGTGTCGCTTGGTGTTTCTCCAGTGATAATGTTTTTTCAGGCTGTTAATGCAAGCCATAAAATCTTCTCAGTTTGCATGCATGTCCAAAATTCAGACTTGGTATGAGGATTCTTGGACATGCATGCCAACTGAATTATATCGGTCAACTTGAAAAATTGCTCAAATGAAAATTGACTACATGTTATAGCATTATgaaaaataagtataaatacaacACTTTCATCAACCAAATGTTTACTACAACTAATTgtgattactttttttttttttgaacttaaAAACACAAGTGTTAATCAACCCACATTTGACTTGAATAGAAAGGTAAGTGATACCTGCATTTAGTTTGCATCAACTTGTATGTGACATAAACTAgagttttaaatcttttaagtAACTtttcatttgttaattttgatgtATGAAGATGTTCAATATTGCTCATACctcgagtttttttttttttttttttcaatcagaCTAACTACACTTTTTCAGTATGGCCCTAAATTGACTATCAACTTAGTTCAAAACCAAATTTTACCATGAACCACAACGCTCAAACTATTGTCGACTTTGATATGAATTGGATCATAATTGAATTCGAAGTTCAACCAACCGAATTTAAACCAAATGAATTGTAACCAATGAaaacctgaaaaaaaaaaatactaaatgtTCAACTCTAGGTGATTGCTCAACTCGGtgattgttaattgaaaatatttaaatagtTCTATACGAATAAATGAAAATCACATagtgctattttttttttttgttatagtttgttaggaaagaaacaaaaaataattttggacCTAGATTCAAATTCTAGACCAAAACTCAAGTCTAAATCCAAGTTTTCCATATGCTATGGAGTTTGATCTAAGTTTAAGtccaatgaaaaataaaatctaaatttGAGTCTAACTGGAGTATGGACATAACCCGAATCCAACTCAAGCCTATCCATACTCAAAAATACTTCATccgttccttaaagaagttctcaCTTTTCCAGTTTGAaatgtttcatttgttgttcttATAAACATTCCTCATGGAAACTTCATTAAGGAAGTAAGGGAGTAACACACTATAACCCCAAACTTCAGCAAATAAATATCCACCAGTAATTAAACTTCTATCCACTGTGATCTGTGGTATGATAACTCCTCAACTCCTTGCCAGCAAAACAAGATAAAAGATAtggaaaaacaacaataatactttGCCTTAATATCAAATCACAACAGGGGTACTGTGATAAACCGGTAATAATACCAAATTCTGGAcacttaaaatttgttttttaaacttttaatttcaCATTAGGTTGCACTTATTAATTACAGTACCAACTCTTCAACCTTCTTGAGAAAATTATTTCACAATCCAATACATTAACAAGTAAGACGTGCAATAATTACAGACATTTAAAGGGTGAAAGATCGTACATatcttaatataattaaacAAATCGACATATGCAAAACGTGCAACACATTcataaaatcaacttcaattttgGAATATTATACCCACTCTTAGCTGCATTTTACTTTTACTAATTAAGTTTTTGGTGTAGAGCAATGgaagaaaacaacaaaaaacaaaataaaaaaatactcttACTACAAAGGAACACAATAGCTTTAGAAtaagataaaaacaaaactacagccaaaaataaacatatatcaAAATCACCcaaataaaagtaacaaaattgTAAGAAAAGAGATTATGTGAGTGATAAACAAAATGTGAGTTGGTAAACGGACAAGAAATGCACAAACAAAAGATAAAACAGCTGCAAAGAACGAGAAACAATTGTCAAGGGGGAAAAACAAAACAGATTCATTTGAAGTTTTATTGCCTTGATAACAAACCCTTAGAGAAGAGAAATACGAAAAAGATGGATGAACATGAAAATAGCTAAGAATTAAGCGCAACTGAAAAATATCGCAAAAATTGTTTCAATGTGTACTTTCAGGAGCATGATGTATCCGACTCAAACTAACTGAATCCGACTCATTTGACACTAAATTGAAAGCCTCACAAACTTTAACAGAATCATGGGACAAAACTAAAGCATCACTTACACCACAATTCAACGGCTCATCAGGTGTACCAACACACATACCATCACTACCGACCTCTCCGAGGGTTGTTTTGATGGCATTGGAAAAGGTGCTGTCGGCAAGGTTGATATTTTCATCTTTTGTCTCCGCCATAAAAGTGGGATTTATTTCTTGATCCTCGAGACCAAGGGCCAGCTCAGTACTCTGTAAAGGTCCACCATCCAGTGCTTTATCACTGGTGATGAAAGCAGCTTCTTTCCCTTCCATCACAGGTGTGATAGAGCCTTCAGGAAATAAAATAGTTGGCTCTTCCTTTTTAACACTACAAGTGACCGGACTGTTTGTTTCCTCCTTTACAGCAGAACATTGTTCAACTTCAAGTTGAGGAGCTGAATGACTGTGCAAGTGCTCCTCATTAGGTTTTATAGATAATATTCTTTTAGAGTTTTGTTTCTTGTATAAATCCATTGCTTTCTGCAAACAAGTTGATGACATATTATTAGGGAACATCAAGTAAACTCGAGCACTTATCAGTCCAATGTTTCATAagatcacaacaaataaaataatctaCAGTGACTCCATAATATGACAAGccatacataaaataaattgatatGAGAACAGAAGATACGCATCACCATTAGTAGAATACAGGAATCTAAAAGTACCAAAGATGCACACCAAATATGAAGTTAAAATGGCAGATAATATCATAGCAAAGCATCCAACTTTTATGACAGCAATATTCAGCCTGTTAAATCTTAACGGACCTAACTTAAACTACGCTTTAACTGATTGTAGTAGATGATCAATCTCAATAACtccaaaaattttcatattattctAGTGCTACACATCACACTTGTCAAAATGTTTTCAAAACCTGAAGCTTAAGAAAAAGGATGAAAACATGAGAATTTCCATCTCCATTTGTTAATAACATAGACCAAACTCCAGAGAGTTACAACAGGTTGCATAATCAGATAGACATACCTGAAATATTGAATCTTTAACTGCAGGGAAAAATGCCGAGCCCATAGTCAAATCAGTAACCTCTTGTTCAGCAACTGCCATATCCTGCAGATCAGACAAAAACCTTTTAAGTACCATGTTTACTTCAATTTCATGTCATATACACAGGAAGGCAAAATAAAGCTACGGAAGATTCTATACCTCCAAACATTCAACTTCCACTTCTTCAATTAATTCAGACTGCTCCTTAACAGCAATATTTATAAACTGATTATATAATTCTGGATCAGCTATATCCATTGAAATATCAAGCTTAGCAAGGTAAGCACGCAATGAATTCCCAGTTTCATCAATGCTTGAAGATTCAGGAGTCTTCTCAGTAACCACTTTAGCTGGAGTCATTCCAATTTCCTTCGTTGACGATGGACCACTTGAAGTCTTCATCTTAAAACTTGTTCCCTCATCAAGGCAACTATTTTCAACATGAGACCTTGAAACACCCTGTCCAGAAGAAGCTTCATCCATAGAAGATTTAACCATATGGCCATCTTTCTGAGACACAGACATAACATCCATATTCACATCACCATTTGGTTTCCACATGTCTGCATTTATGTCCCTCCTTTGAGCACTGGCTAGATGCCCAGGCCCATACATGACAGATTCATCCCTTACAACGCCATTACTATCCCATCCATGAAAGTGAGGAGGAACTGGTCCATCTACCATATTTTGCCAACCCATAGGTCGTACATGACCAGGAAATCGATCCCCATCAGGCATATGATAAGGCATTCCAGGATGGTTCATGTCCAAAGGTGGTCTAACACCAAAAAGTGGAGGAAACTGAGAAATCATTGATGGAAAACCTCCATGATGTGGCCCAGGAGGTGGGAACGGCATGAAGCCATTAGGTAGAGGTGAAGGCCAGATAGGATTACCCTTCCAAGCAGATCCAGGCCCTCTTCCTCCATTGGGATCAACACTTCTCCTGTAACGACTTCCTGAGTGACTTCTAGTGTCATCTCCCAATGAACCCATGAAAGATGGACTGTCAGCACCACTTCTGAACCCAGTCGGACCAGAAGTGTGAGAAGAGATATTACCCTGACCGGATTTGTGGCGAAATGGAGATACTGCAGGAGGATACTCGTCCACTGTAGGCTTCTTCACAGAAAATTCTCTACCCTGTCTGTCCTCAATAAAAGAAGCATCTCTTACGTCATTGGAACCACTCCTTCTCTCAGCCTCATCAGCATCAAGGCTTCTTCTTCTGGGAGTTCTACTTTGAAAACGGCGACCAACACTGGTTGAAGGAGATCTTTCCTTCAAACCTCCAGGGGATGCCTTAGTACTTGGAGATCTCTCTGACAAGTCTCCAACGTGATTCTCATCAAATTTGGTGCGCTTCTCCCCTGATCTATACATGGGAACTTTATCAAGTGTCTCAGATGTAGAGACATCTTTCAAGGAATCTCCATACTTAGTCTCATCTTGAATATTATCTCTACATACAGAAAAGAATGGAGATAAGGGACTTAAACACGAAAAAACTTGCACCAACCAGTTTAAGGTAATAAACCAAACAGGCTACCAAATAAAAAAGAACTTGTCCAAAAATACACAATATAACTACTTCAGCAGCACAATCTGCAAACACATAGCTAAATAATCGTCATATTTGGAAAACAGATAAAGCCATGAAGAACTACCTGTATTTTTCTGCACTAGCATGAGTCCTGGAGCTGGGTGAGGCTCTGCGGCGACTGCTACTTGTTACATTTACATGGGCTTTTCGCGACACAGATCTGTCCTTATCAGCTTCTAACTCAACTCTTCTAGATTTATCACTGTGATAATTATCATACACATCTGGAgatcttctccttcctctatcATCCTTGTACCTAGACCCTTTGTCATCAACATGAGCGACATAATCATGATCGTGCTCATAGTCTCGATCACGGCCATGTTCATGGCTGTGGTCACGATCACGAATCCGTTCTCTGTCACGTTCACGGTGGTAACGATCACGACCACGTTTCCTTTCCCGCTCAAGTTCATGATCTCGCTCATGGATCCGTTCAAGTTCTCGGTCTCGATCCTTCTCCCGATCAAAGTCAGGGTGCCGCTCATCAGGCTCTCTGTCACGATCACGGTCCCGATTGCGTTCATGTCGGGTACGATCACGATCCCTACCCCTCTTACGATCTCGATCACGATCTTGCTCCCGATCTGGCTCTCGGTCATATTCATTACCATGAGGCTTAGCTTTCTTCTGAATTACATCCAaatcttttttttcattcttcatatgcTTATTCTCTGACCTACCGCTGGTATAATCTCTTGTAGCTCGATTATCCC
Proteins encoded in this region:
- the LOC130825083 gene encoding adenylate kinase isoenzyme 6 homolog produces the protein MTRTKPNILITGTPGTGKTTMSSALAEAAQLRHVNIGELVKEKNLHDGWDEELDCHIINEDLVCDELEDMMEEGGIIVDYHGCDFFPERWFDRVVVLQTENSILYDRLSKRGYTGSKLSNNIECEIFQVLLEEAKDSYHEDIVVALRSDSIDDMDNNVSDLTNWVASWCNNSVQSDNMHD
- the LOC130825081 gene encoding uncharacterized protein LOC130825081, yielding MPRSSRHKSSKHSSRDVRDYSDSEKESGLREKKARDDGGGSNSNRHLKESTSGEKRKIESKSMDVSGRVIVDDYGASSSSSKKRKEKEVDDRWTGGDSNKEHDLSKNDLKSDFKRSSRREESLVVAEEGKRSGSKVESKHHRSERKERSEKEGGFERDRKTSKAEIPDDVVSGNAETLPENVGGNRKQGSGEERGGKHGINNTDYNIKDVKDVINNTESERELDRRVKRKKDGSGDGEKHQDSSRELDDKRLSSKDDIARSGKYKEDAHKDEKVQDRYQEDADKNNWQQDEKQRDNRATRDYTSGRSENKHMKNEKKDLDVIQKKAKPHGNEYDREPDREQDRDRDRKRGRDRDRTRHERNRDRDRDREPDERHPDFDREKDRDRELERIHERDHELERERKRGRDRYHRERDRERIRDRDHSHEHGRDRDYEHDHDYVAHVDDKGSRYKDDRGRRRSPDVYDNYHSDKSRRVELEADKDRSVSRKAHVNVTSSSRRRASPSSRTHASAEKYRDNIQDETKYGDSLKDVSTSETLDKVPMYRSGEKRTKFDENHVGDLSERSPSTKASPGGLKERSPSTSVGRRFQSRTPRRRSLDADEAERRSGSNDVRDASFIEDRQGREFSVKKPTVDEYPPAVSPFRHKSGQGNISSHTSGPTGFRSGADSPSFMGSLGDDTRSHSGSRYRRSVDPNGGRGPGSAWKGNPIWPSPLPNGFMPFPPPGPHHGGFPSMISQFPPLFGVRPPLDMNHPGMPYHMPDGDRFPGHVRPMGWQNMVDGPVPPHFHGWDSNGVVRDESVMYGPGHLASAQRRDINADMWKPNGDVNMDVMSVSQKDGHMVKSSMDEASSGQGVSRSHVENSCLDEGTSFKMKTSSGPSSTKEIGMTPAKVVTEKTPESSSIDETGNSLRAYLAKLDISMDIADPELYNQFINIAVKEQSELIEEVEVECLEDMAVAEQEVTDLTMGSAFFPAVKDSIFQKAMDLYKKQNSKRILSIKPNEEHLHSHSAPQLEVEQCSAVKEETNSPVTCSVKKEEPTILFPEGSITPVMEGKEAAFITSDKALDGGPLQSTELALGLEDQEINPTFMAETKDENINLADSTFSNAIKTTLGEVGSDGMCVGTPDEPLNCGVSDALVLSHDSVKVCEAFNLVSNESDSVSLSRIHHAPESTH